Proteins found in one Fundidesulfovibrio terrae genomic segment:
- a CDS encoding winged helix-turn-helix domain-containing protein, which yields MFHHVMDDTPETTELPEGGDAPHDAGLDDAPPPVVRLRLWLETRDGMFFGTGRGMLLEAVDRYGSLKKAAEHLGMSYRAAWGKIKKTEKVLGVLLIEQAGSRKGGHRLTPGGRLLMEKFRVWFDAVEASAVEKARELFPWPCLSFTESSRRERGRPGASGRADESDES from the coding sequence GACCACTGAGTTGCCTGAAGGAGGCGATGCGCCCCACGACGCAGGGCTTGATGACGCGCCGCCGCCGGTGGTGCGCCTGCGCCTGTGGCTCGAGACCAGGGACGGCATGTTTTTCGGCACGGGCCGGGGCATGCTCCTGGAGGCCGTGGACCGCTACGGCTCGCTCAAGAAGGCCGCCGAGCATCTGGGCATGTCCTACCGGGCGGCCTGGGGCAAGATCAAGAAGACCGAGAAGGTGCTTGGGGTGCTGCTCATCGAGCAGGCCGGAAGCCGCAAGGGCGGGCACAGGCTCACCCCTGGCGGGCGGCTCCTCATGGAGAAGTTCCGGGTGTGGTTCGACGCGGTGGAGGCGTCGGCCGTGGAGAAGGCCCGCGAGCTTTTCCCCTGGCCCTGCCTGAGCTTCACGGAATCCAGCAGGCGCGAGCGCGGACGCCCTGGAGCCAGCGGCCGCGCAGATGAATCCGACGAAAGCTGA